A window of Diospyros lotus cultivar Yz01 chromosome 14, ASM1463336v1, whole genome shotgun sequence contains these coding sequences:
- the LOC127791149 gene encoding exocyst complex component EXO70E2 produces the protein MGDLASTNPTDDGQEHVLAAARHLVKALGASKNLSDDTRRLLMELDSHLSSMARISDSRAEEIREFEQQLKFAEQKIVAWASNPSMIWASGSRETASDYLQAVYEIQRITESFSGRDKELLGQAHTLLHMAMERLEEELLHILLEWKKQSQEPAFFISFRLSEEGVVYDESFVSTDNDSVEDASRRYSTGTEPDQEYCSLDLVHPDAVLDIKSIANTMFASHYDQEFCRAFVDFWRDVLDEYIVILGIDKFGIEDLLKMEWRRLNCKVKKWIRALKFVVRVYLASEKRLFYHVLGQFGSVCSDCFVEASKASMLCLLNFGEAMAIGTRRPEKLFCLLDMYEVLADLLRDIDSLFSEEAGSCVREEFHELVNRLSDTTRATFMEFGNAVASDKSTTAFPGGGVHHLTKYVMNYISTLTGYAETLNSLLEKDASLPQHLQSLTFDLEFNLDSKSRLYKDGSLIHIFMMNNIYYMVQKVKGSDLAELLGDEWIRDYTVKFQQHARSYERGTWVPLLSLLRDDGNLGKTLLKERYRGFNNAFEEVYKIQTTWSIPDGELRKDLRISISQKVIQAYRSFAGKNSAGEKYSKYTADDLENYILDLFKGSSAAGSLLHNNGRKRVGPKNRRPGDRRELGDL, from the exons ATGGGGGATTTAGCTTCTACTAACCCTACCGATGACGGTCAGGAGCATGTACTTGCTGCTGCTCGTCATTTGGTAAAGGCTTTGGGGGCAAGTAAGAACCTGAGCGACGACACCAGAAGACTTTTGATGGAGCTGGACTCGCATTTGTCCTCCATGGCCAGGATCAGCGACAGCAGGGCAGAGGAGATCAGAGAGTTTGAACAACAGCTAAAATTTGCCGAGCAGAAGATTGTGGCCTGGGCATCGAACCCGTCCATGATATGGGCTTCAGGCAGCCGCGAGACAGCTTCAGATTACCTGCAAGCAGTTTATGAAATTCAGCGGATCACAGAGAGTTTTAGTGGCAGAGACAAGGAATTGCTTGGCCAGGCCCATACCCTTCTTCACATGGCAATGGAAAGGCTTGAGGAAGAGCTTCTTCACATACTTCTTGAGTGGAAGAAGCAGTCTCAGGAGCCCGCTTTCTTCATATCTTTCCGGTTGTCGGAGGAAGGCGTTGTGTACGACGAATCATTCGTCTCTACAGACAACGATTCAGTCGAGGATGCATCGAGGAGATATAGCACCGGCACCGAACCTGACCAGGAATATTGCAGTCTTGATTTGGTCCATCCGGATGCAGTTTTAGATATCAAATCCATTGCAAACACGATGTTTGCTTCCCATTACGATCAGGAATTTTGTCGTGCTTTTGTGGACTTCTGGAGGGACGTGTTGGACGAATATATCGTCATTCTAGGCATCGACAAATTCGGCATCGAGGATTTGCTGAAAATGGAGTGGAGACGCTTGAACTGCAAGGTCAAGAAGTGGATCCGGGCGTTGAAGTTCGTAGTTCGAGTTTATCTGGCCAGCGAGAAACGGCTGTTTTACCATGTCTTGGGACAATTTGGATCCGTTTGTTCAGATTGCTTTGTGGAGGCTTCCAAGGCTTCAATGCTCTGCCTCTTGAACTTTGGCGAAGCCATGGCAATCGGAACTCGCCGGCCGGAGAAACTGTTTTGCTTGCTCGACATGTACGAGGTCCTGGCCGATCTTCTCCGAGACATAGACTCTCTGTTCTCGGAAGAAGCCGGATCTTGTGTTAGGGAGGAGTTCCACGAGCTTGTGAATCGACTCAGCGACACCACTAGGGCAACATTCATGGAATTCGGGAACGCAGTTGCTTCAGACAAATCGACGACCGCATTCCCGGGAGGCGGCGTTCATCATCTCACCAAGTACGTCATGAACTACATCAGCACATTGACGGGCTATGCCGAAACCCTAAATTCGCTTCTCGAGAAGGACGCGTCATTGCCCCAGCATCTGCAATCGCTGACGTTCGATCTGGAATTCAACCTCGACAGCAAGTCCAGACTGTACAAGGACGGCTCCTTGATTCATATTTTCATGATGAACAACATCTATTACATGGTCCAAAAGGTTAAAGGCTCAGATCTGGCGGAATTGCTTGGAGATGAATGGATCCGAGACTACACCGTCAAATTCCAGCAGCACGCGAGAAGCTATGAGCGAGGGACATGGGTCCCGCTGCTGTCTCTGCTGCGAGACGATGGCAATTTGGGGAAGACGTTGCTCAAGGAGCGGTACAGAGGCTTCAACAATGCCTTCGAGGAGGTGTACAAGATCCAGACGACTTGGTCGATCCCCGACGGCGAGCTGCGGAAGGACTTGCGAATTTCGATATCGCAGAAAGTAATCCAGGCATATCGGAGCTTCGCCGGCAAGAACTCAGCCGGTGAAAAGTACAGCAAGTACACTGCAGATGATCTGGAGAATTACATCTTGGATCTCTTCAAAGGATCATCGGCAGCAGGATCGCTGCTGCACAATAATGGCCGCAAGCG GGTTGGCCCGAAGAACAGAAGACCGGGAGACCGTCGTGAACTGGGGGACCTTTAA